The following are encoded together in the Glycine soja cultivar W05 chromosome 5, ASM419377v2, whole genome shotgun sequence genome:
- the LOC114412119 gene encoding kinesin-like protein KIN-UA isoform X2 — protein sequence MKEESMVKVKEEIDYKSLCRRLDRELDKLTMEYERQQKVFEDDIERLTTEAQHCILEAQQNYSDSLEKERLKYQKDYKESIKRLEEKVMENKKKYEEFCMTSTEEAFVPAEEVVILKKILQRETLLRNAAEGEINHLKNQMAELKMLEASRESDILKLRKMLEDEAHQKEKFKGEIARLQSQLLQLGFEVGKTKQQQQASGNGEKASVAKLFEQGGLQKILSLLEAEATDARINAVKIVANLSSEETNQKKIVEAGGLTSLLTLLKNSQDETTQRVAASAIANLAMNETNQDLIVAQGGINILSMTAANAEDPQTLRMVAGAIANLCGNDKLQIKLRGEDGIKALLGMVRCRHPDVHIQIARGIANFAKCESKASTQGTQVGRSLLIEDGVLPWIVQNANNEVSLVRRHIELALCHLAQHANARDMISGGAILELVRISRDCSREDIRILARRTLISSPAFQAEIKRLKIDY from the exons ATGAAGGAGGAAAGCATGGTAAAAGTAAAGGAGGAAATTGATTACAAAAGTTTATGTAGAAGGCTAGACAGAGAATTGGACAAACTCACTATGGAATATGAAAGGCAGCAGAAGGTATTTGAGGATGATATTGAAAGATTGACCACAGAAGCACAACATTGCATATTAGAGGCCCAACAGAATTATTCGGATTCGTTGGAG AAGGAAAGATTGAAATACCAGAAAGActataaagaatcaattaagaGGCTTGAAGAGAAGGTAatggagaataaaaaaaagtacgaGGAATTTTGTATGACATCTACTGAAGAG GCCTTTGTTCCTGCTGAGGAAGTAgtcattttgaaaaaaatacttcagAGAGAGACCCTTTTGAGAAATGCTGCCGAAGGGGAGataaatcatcttaaaaatcaAATGGCAGAACTGAAAATGTTGGAG GCATCAAGAGAATCAGATATCTTAAAACTTCGTAAGATGTTGGAAGATGAGGCACATCAGAAAGAGAAATTCAAAGGAGAAATAGCAAGATTGCAAAGTCAATTGTTGCAATTAGGTTTTGAAGTTGGCAAA ACAAAGCAACAACAGCAAGCTTCAGGAAATGGAGAGAAGGCCTCAGTTGCCAAGCTCTTTGAACAAG GGGGATTGCAGAAGATTTTGTCATTGCTTGAAGCAGAAGCTACTGATGCACGAATTAATGCTGTGAAAATAGTAGCAAATTTATCTTCTGAAG AAACAAATCAGAAGAAGATTGTAGAAGCAGGCGGACTTACGTCCTTGCTTACACTGCTTAAGAACTCACAAGATGAAACCACACAGAGAGTTGCAGCAAGCGCCATAGCAAATTTGGCAATGAATG AAACAAATCAAGATCTCATTGTGGCTCAGGGAGGCATTAATATACTGTCAATGACAGCAGCCAATGCCGAAGATCCTCAGACCCTTCGAATGGTTGCTGGAGCAATTGCTAATCTTTGTGGCAATG ATAAACTGCAAATAAAGCTAAGGGGAGAAGATGGTATCAAGGCACTGTTGGGAATGGTCAGATGCAGACATCCTGATGTACATATTCAGATTGCCCGCGGAATTGCCAACTTTGCGAAGTGCGAATCAAAAGCATCTACACAAG GGACACAGGTTGGAAGGTCATTACTTATTGAGGATGGTGTGCTTccatggatagtgcaaaacgcAAATAATGAAGTCTCGTTGGTTAGGCGTCATATTGAGCTTGCACTGTGTCATTTAGCACAACATG CAAATGCAAGAGACATGATTAGTGGAGGTGCAATATTAGAGTTGGTTCGTATATCGAGAGATTGTTCACGAGAAGACATAAGGATTCTTGCACGTAGAACACTAATCTCCAGCCCCGCATTCCAAGCTGAAATTAAGCGTTTGAAGATAGATTATTGA
- the LOC114412117 gene encoding AT-hook motif nuclear-localized protein 24-like, protein MDPISAHGHSLPPPFHTRDLHLHHQQQQHQFQSLNQATEDENSGSSGAQKREREENSNNNEGAGEAEITRRPRGRPAGSKNKPKPPIIITRDSANAMRTHMMEVADGCDIVESVSEFARKRQRGVCIMSGTGTVNNVTLRQPASSGSVVTLHGRFEILSLSGSFLPPPAPPAASGLTIYLAGGQGQVVGGSVVGTLVASGPVVIMAASFSNAAYERLPLEDEDPSLQMQGGSIGSPGASGVGQSQLLGGDATAPLFHGLPPNLLNSVQMPSEPFWAASARPPF, encoded by the coding sequence ATGGATCCAATCTCGGCACATGGTCATTCCCTCCCCCCTCCTTTTCACACAAGAGATCTCCATCTGCATcaccagcaacaacaacaccagTTCCAAAGCTTAAACCAAGCCACCGAGGACGAGAACAGCGGCAGCAGCGGCGCGCAGAAAAGGGAACGCGAAGAAAATAGCAACAACAACGAAGGTGCAGGTGAGGCTGAGATAACAAGAAGACCTCGAGGAAGACCAGCAGGGTCCAAGAACAAGCCCAAGCCACCTATTATCATCACCCGCGACAGCGCCAACGCCATGAGAACCCACATGATGGAGGTGGCAGACGGATGCGACATCGTGGAAAGCGTGTCTGAGTTTGCCAGGAAGCGCCAGAGAGGGGTTTGCATCATGAGTGGCACTGGAACGGTCAACAATGTGACCCTCAGGCAACCGGCTTCGTCCGGTTCGGTTGTGACTCTTCACGGAAGGTTCGAGATCTTGTCCCTTTCGGGATCGTTCCTTCCACCACCTGCGCCGCCGGCTGCATCAGGTTTAACCATTTATTTGGCCGGTGGCCAGGGACAAGTGGTGGGAGGAAGTGTTGTTGGAACACTGGTTGCTTCAGGACCCGTGGTGATCATGGCCGCTTCGTTTAGCAACGCTGCTTATGAGAGGCTTCCTTTGGAGGACGAGGATCCTTCGCTGCAAATGCAAGGAGGTTCTATTGGGTCACCCGGTGCAAGTGGTGTTGGTCAGTCACAGCTTCTAGGAGGGGATGCAACTGCTCCACTTTTCCATGGTTTGCCTCCTAACCTTCTCAATTCTGTTCAAATGCCATCTGAGCCATTCTGGGCGGCATCTGCTCGCCCGCCTTTCTGA
- the LOC114412119 gene encoding kinesin-like protein KIN-UA isoform X1 gives MKEESMVKVKEEIDYKSLCRRLDRELDKLTMEYERQQKVFEDDIERLTTEAQHCILEAQQNYSDSLEKERLKYQKDYKESIKRLEEKVMENKKKYEEFCMTSTEEAFVPAEEVVILKKILQRETLLRNAAEGEINHLKNQMAELKMLEASRESDILKLRKMLEDEAHQKEKFKGEIARLQSQLLQLGFEVGKTKQQQQASGNGEKASVAKLFEQGGLQKILSLLEAEATDARINAVKIVANLSSEETNQKKIVEAGGLTSLLTLLKNSQDETTQRVAASAIANLAMNETNQDLIVAQGGINILSMTAANAEDPQTLRMVAGAIANLCGNDKLQIKLRGEDGIKALLGMVRCRHPDVHIQIARGIANFAKCESKASTQGTQVGRSLLIEDGVLPWIVQNANNEVSLVRRHIELALCHLAQHEANARDMISGGAILELVRISRDCSREDIRILARRTLISSPAFQAEIKRLKIDY, from the exons ATGAAGGAGGAAAGCATGGTAAAAGTAAAGGAGGAAATTGATTACAAAAGTTTATGTAGAAGGCTAGACAGAGAATTGGACAAACTCACTATGGAATATGAAAGGCAGCAGAAGGTATTTGAGGATGATATTGAAAGATTGACCACAGAAGCACAACATTGCATATTAGAGGCCCAACAGAATTATTCGGATTCGTTGGAG AAGGAAAGATTGAAATACCAGAAAGActataaagaatcaattaagaGGCTTGAAGAGAAGGTAatggagaataaaaaaaagtacgaGGAATTTTGTATGACATCTACTGAAGAG GCCTTTGTTCCTGCTGAGGAAGTAgtcattttgaaaaaaatacttcagAGAGAGACCCTTTTGAGAAATGCTGCCGAAGGGGAGataaatcatcttaaaaatcaAATGGCAGAACTGAAAATGTTGGAG GCATCAAGAGAATCAGATATCTTAAAACTTCGTAAGATGTTGGAAGATGAGGCACATCAGAAAGAGAAATTCAAAGGAGAAATAGCAAGATTGCAAAGTCAATTGTTGCAATTAGGTTTTGAAGTTGGCAAA ACAAAGCAACAACAGCAAGCTTCAGGAAATGGAGAGAAGGCCTCAGTTGCCAAGCTCTTTGAACAAG GGGGATTGCAGAAGATTTTGTCATTGCTTGAAGCAGAAGCTACTGATGCACGAATTAATGCTGTGAAAATAGTAGCAAATTTATCTTCTGAAG AAACAAATCAGAAGAAGATTGTAGAAGCAGGCGGACTTACGTCCTTGCTTACACTGCTTAAGAACTCACAAGATGAAACCACACAGAGAGTTGCAGCAAGCGCCATAGCAAATTTGGCAATGAATG AAACAAATCAAGATCTCATTGTGGCTCAGGGAGGCATTAATATACTGTCAATGACAGCAGCCAATGCCGAAGATCCTCAGACCCTTCGAATGGTTGCTGGAGCAATTGCTAATCTTTGTGGCAATG ATAAACTGCAAATAAAGCTAAGGGGAGAAGATGGTATCAAGGCACTGTTGGGAATGGTCAGATGCAGACATCCTGATGTACATATTCAGATTGCCCGCGGAATTGCCAACTTTGCGAAGTGCGAATCAAAAGCATCTACACAAG GGACACAGGTTGGAAGGTCATTACTTATTGAGGATGGTGTGCTTccatggatagtgcaaaacgcAAATAATGAAGTCTCGTTGGTTAGGCGTCATATTGAGCTTGCACTGTGTCATTTAGCACAACATG AAGCAAATGCAAGAGACATGATTAGTGGAGGTGCAATATTAGAGTTGGTTCGTATATCGAGAGATTGTTCACGAGAAGACATAAGGATTCTTGCACGTAGAACACTAATCTCCAGCCCCGCATTCCAAGCTGAAATTAAGCGTTTGAAGATAGATTATTGA